In one window of Gudongella oleilytica DNA:
- the rpsG gene encoding 30S ribosomal protein S7, whose protein sequence is MPRKGHVPKREVMPDPIYNDVVVTKLINGIMLDGKKGIAENIVYGAFDMIAQKTGDDPLEVFYKAMNNIMPVLEVKARRIGGANYQVPIEVRAERRQTLGLRWLVTYSRNRGEKTMVEKLAKELMDAANGLGSSVKKREDTHKMAEANKAFAHYRF, encoded by the coding sequence GTGCCTAGAAAAGGACATGTGCCAAAAAGAGAGGTTATGCCAGATCCGATCTACAATGATGTGGTAGTAACCAAGCTTATTAACGGAATTATGCTTGACGGGAAAAAGGGTATCGCAGAAAACATCGTTTACGGTGCGTTCGATATGATTGCCCAAAAGACAGGAGATGACCCATTAGAGGTTTTCTACAAGGCAATGAACAACATCATGCCTGTGCTTGAGGTTAAGGCAAGAAGGATCGGTGGTGCAAACTACCAGGTTCCAATAGAGGTTAGAGCTGAAAGAAGACAAACGTTAGGACTCAGGTGGTTGGTTACCTACTCGAGAAACAGAGGAGAGAAGACCATGGTTGAGAAGCTTGCAAAGGAATTGATGGATGCAGCAAACGGTCTTGGCTCAAGTGTTAAAAAGAGAGAAGATACACATAAAATGGCTGAAGCCAACAAGGCTTTTGCACACTACAGATTCTAG